In the genome of Methylophaga nitratireducenticrescens, one region contains:
- a CDS encoding undecaprenyl-diphosphate phosphatase, producing MNTLHTILLGIIQGITEFLPISSSAHLILAPIVMGWSDQGVAFDLAVHLGTLLAVMLYFYRDIKMIAQDSLNSAKHRQFIGQGRLGLFLLIGTLPAAVAGLLLLDLIDNQLRSIELICFTTLFFGLLLGWADWRPKRNRQIDTLDWKDALLIGLAQAISLIPGTSRSGATITAGLLLGLNREAASRFSFLLAIPITALAASAKLLDVAMSDISLNWLSFAIGAITAFITALTAIHLFLKWLNYFGMWPYVIYRVFLAAVIYFLLIK from the coding sequence TTGAATACTTTACATACCATCTTGTTAGGCATCATTCAGGGTATAACCGAATTTCTACCTATTTCGAGTTCCGCGCATTTAATATTGGCCCCTATAGTTATGGGATGGTCAGATCAGGGAGTTGCTTTTGATCTTGCAGTCCACCTCGGCACCTTACTAGCAGTAATGCTGTATTTCTACCGAGATATAAAGATGATAGCCCAAGATAGTTTAAACTCAGCCAAACATAGACAGTTTATTGGCCAGGGAAGATTAGGATTATTCTTACTAATAGGAACATTGCCAGCGGCTGTTGCCGGACTTTTGCTTCTGGATCTTATCGATAATCAACTTCGCTCCATTGAGCTTATTTGTTTCACAACATTATTTTTTGGTTTACTTCTGGGGTGGGCTGACTGGCGTCCTAAACGAAATCGTCAGATTGATACTCTGGACTGGAAAGATGCATTATTGATAGGTTTGGCTCAAGCTATTTCATTGATCCCTGGAACTTCACGTTCTGGTGCAACTATAACTGCTGGGTTGCTTCTAGGACTTAATCGCGAAGCAGCTTCTCGCTTTTCATTCTTATTAGCCATCCCAATTACAGCACTTGCTGCTTCAGCAAAGCTTTTGGATGTGGCTATGAGTGACATATCACTCAATTGGCTTTCTTTTGCCATCGGTGCCATTACGGCATTTATCACAGCACTGACCGCTATCCATCTTTTTCTTAAATGGCTCAATTATTTTGGTATGTGGCCTTATGTTATCTACCGCGTATTTCTGGCTGCTGTGATTTACTTTTTACTCATTAAATAG
- a CDS encoding TA system antitoxin ParD family protein, whose protein sequence is MTLMQLINFPFLFGGILILLFFILLGRHASQVDDERKKKQQITGTLHMNRDFLKDVQTRAEINKLSLAEQIERWARIGRIAEDNPELNFEFIKDALASTTELEQGKVTKYERKTHKNRKT, encoded by the coding sequence ATGACACTAATGCAATTAATCAACTTCCCTTTTCTTTTTGGAGGCATTTTAATATTGCTGTTTTTTATTTTGCTGGGCAGACATGCTAGTCAAGTGGATGATGAACGCAAAAAAAAGCAACAAATTACTGGAACACTCCATATGAATCGAGACTTTCTTAAAGACGTTCAAACTCGAGCAGAAATAAACAAGCTGAGTCTTGCTGAGCAAATCGAACGCTGGGCCCGTATTGGCAGAATTGCTGAAGATAATCCAGAACTAAATTTTGAGTTCATCAAGGATGCATTGGCTAGCACGACAGAATTAGAGCAAGGCAAGGTAACTAAATATGAACGAAAAACTCACAAGAATAGAAAAACATAA
- the tnpA gene encoding IS66-like element accessory protein TnpA: MNHHAKLPRRRYTNEQKLNIVKAALSGEYSKAAIARAHDINANQLARWIKEYRDGAAWTAQTTRLLPVSVTSTEFAVEPGVQSDDWLNGEIEVLLSTGHTLRLNDPSRTLLSHLVQMLT, from the coding sequence ATGAATCATCATGCGAAGTTACCAAGGCGACGTTACACCAATGAGCAGAAGTTAAACATCGTCAAAGCTGCATTATCGGGTGAATATTCCAAAGCCGCGATAGCGAGGGCGCACGATATTAATGCCAATCAACTGGCGCGCTGGATAAAGGAATATCGAGACGGTGCCGCCTGGACGGCTCAGACGACGCGACTATTACCGGTCAGTGTTACATCAACCGAGTTTGCTGTTGAGCCTGGCGTTCAGAGTGATGATTGGCTAAACGGTGAGATAGAGGTTTTATTGAGCACCGGCCATACGCTCAGGCTTAACGATCCATCCCGGACATTGTTGTCACATCTTGTGCAGATGTTGACATGA